A single window of Nicotiana tomentosiformis chromosome 1, ASM39032v3, whole genome shotgun sequence DNA harbors:
- the LOC138906740 gene encoding NAC domain-containing protein 1-like: protein MEMMKLKKRSQRLKLRLPIMILKLLVLLLVDRIYKKKNLGKTMEMMKAEEEVSEAQIEITNNDIEVVGATTSGPQTNKLPRSCSLSHLLELDYFESIPQLLGDNSYHTSFDNDQSYTLVNNVNTNAVHQMEKSQLGEVSHQHNSQNNNYNIFFNQQPVFVNPAFQFQ from the coding sequence ATGGAGATGATGAAGCTGAAGAAGAGGAGTCAGAGGCTCAAATTGAGATTACCAATAATGATATTGAAGTTGTTGGTGCTACTACTAGTGGACCGAATTTATAAGAAGAAAAACTTGGGAAAAACTATGGAGATGATGAAAGCTGAAGAAGAGGTGTCAGAGGCTCAAATTGAGATTACCAATAATGATATTGAAGTTGTTGGTGCTACTACTAGTGGACCACAAACAAATAAATTGCCAAGGAGTTGTTCATTGTCACATCTACTAGAATTGGATTACTTTGAGTCAATTCCACAATTGCTAGGTGACAATTCATACCACACAAGTTTTGATAATGACCAAAGTTACACATTAGTGAACAATGTTAATACAAATGCGGTTCATCAAATGGAGAAATCTCAGCTAGGGGAAGTGTCACACCAACATAATAGccaaaataataattataatatcTTCTTCAACCAGCAACCTGTTTTTGTAAATCCAGCTTTTCAATTTCAGTGA